Proteins from a single region of Gemmatimonadaceae bacterium:
- the tuf gene encoding elongation factor Tu (EF-Tu; promotes GTP-dependent binding of aminoacyl-tRNA to the A-site of ribosomes during protein biosynthesis; when the tRNA anticodon matches the mRNA codon, GTP hydrolysis results; the inactive EF-Tu-GDP leaves the ribosome and release of GDP is promoted by elongation factor Ts; many prokaryotes have two copies of the gene encoding EF-Tu): protein GSVELPEGMEMVMPGDNVQMTIELITPIAMDEGLRFAIREGGRTVGAGVVTKIIK from the coding sequence GGGGAGTGTCGAGCTACCGGAAGGAATGGAGATGGTGATGCCGGGTGACAACGTTCAGATGACGATCGAGCTGATCACGCCGATCGCGATGGACGAAGGTCTGAGGTTCGCGATCCGAGAGGGCGGCCGCACGGTAGGCGCTGGTGTAGTAACCAAAATCATCAAGTAA
- the rpsJ gene encoding 30S ribosomal protein S10: protein MAGRIRIRLKAFDHAVIDQAAADIVRTAEKTGAQVSGPIPLPTKTKRWTVLRSPHVDKKSREQFELKTHKRLIDILDSRAATVDALTKLDLPAGVDVEIKVE from the coding sequence ATGGCTGGAAGAATTCGCATCCGACTCAAGGCGTTCGATCACGCGGTGATCGACCAGGCGGCGGCGGACATCGTCCGCACCGCCGAGAAGACGGGCGCGCAGGTGTCTGGTCCGATTCCGCTCCCGACGAAGACCAAGCGGTGGACGGTTCTCCGGTCGCCGCATGTCGACAAGAAGTCACGCGAGCAGTTCGAGCTCAAGACGCACAAGCGGCTGATCGACATCCTCGACAGTCGCGCGGCAACAGTCGACGCACTGACCAAGCTGGATCTTCCGGCCGGCGTCGATGTCGAGATCAAGGTCGAGTAG
- the rplD gene encoding 50S ribosomal protein L4, with protein MPETTTMNAAAYNAEGAQRESVALPSELFDGTVNMPVMHQAVKAYLANQRQGNASTKTRGFVIGGNQKPWKQKGTGRARQGSTRAPQWVGGGTVFGPRPRSYAEAVPRKVRALARKSALNARARENAIIVIDSLEYDAPKTSQLAGLLRTLGLYGKKVLILTDGVKPNVYMSGRNLTDTQVLNYPDVSTFHILWSEVVLIESSALGQDLGAGSDESAPEEPRAEEGEAKSPAKAAAKSAKSAKKSTRKSATKTTGRKSAAKSAASGKSARKATAKAPKRAAKKKGK; from the coding sequence ATGCCTGAAACGACGACAATGAACGCCGCGGCGTACAACGCAGAGGGAGCTCAACGCGAATCGGTCGCCCTTCCGTCGGAGCTGTTCGACGGAACGGTGAACATGCCGGTGATGCACCAGGCGGTGAAGGCCTACCTCGCGAATCAGCGCCAGGGCAACGCATCCACCAAGACGCGGGGATTCGTCATCGGTGGAAACCAGAAGCCGTGGAAGCAGAAGGGTACCGGTCGCGCCCGTCAGGGCTCGACGCGCGCGCCTCAGTGGGTTGGCGGTGGAACAGTGTTTGGTCCGCGCCCCCGCAGCTACGCCGAAGCCGTGCCGCGAAAGGTTCGCGCACTCGCCCGGAAGAGCGCTCTGAATGCACGCGCTCGCGAGAACGCGATCATCGTGATCGACTCTCTCGAGTACGATGCTCCGAAGACGTCCCAGCTCGCGGGGCTACTCCGCACGCTCGGTCTCTACGGCAAGAAGGTTCTGATTCTCACTGACGGCGTGAAGCCGAACGTCTACATGAGCGGCCGCAACCTGACCGACACTCAGGTGCTGAACTATCCCGACGTCTCGACCTTCCACATCCTGTGGTCGGAAGTGGTGCTGATCGAGTCCTCCGCGCTCGGGCAGGATCTCGGCGCAGGGTCCGACGAGAGCGCTCCAGAGGAGCCGCGCGCCGAGGAGGGCGAGGCAAAGTCGCCGGCGAAGGCGGCGGCGAAGTCGGCAAAGTCGGCAAAGAAATCAACGCGCAAATCGGCTACGAAAACCACGGGCCGAAAGAGCGCCGCCAAGTCTGCTGCATCGGGCAAGTCCGCGCGCAAGGCGACGGCAAAGGCGCCAAAGCGCGCCGCAAAAAAGAAGGGGAAGTAA
- the rpsS gene encoding 30S ribosomal protein S19: protein MARSVKKGPYIQEALQTKVDAMNSSNAKKVIKTWARSSTIIPDFVGHTFAVHNGNKFIPVYVTENMVGHKLGEFSPTRLFRGHTGAKAVDKKATGVPTAPAAAPAPRAGAK from the coding sequence ATGGCGAGAAGCGTAAAAAAAGGGCCGTACATTCAGGAAGCGCTGCAGACGAAAGTCGACGCGATGAACTCGTCGAACGCGAAGAAGGTCATCAAGACCTGGGCGCGGTCGAGCACGATCATCCCGGACTTCGTGGGCCATACTTTCGCCGTGCACAACGGCAACAAGTTCATTCCGGTCTACGTGACGGAGAACATGGTCGGGCACAAGCTCGGCGAGTTCTCACCTACGCGGCTCTTCCGCGGTCACACCGGCGCGAAGGCCGTCGACAAGAAGGCCACCGGCGTTCCGACCGCACCAGCCGCTGCACCAGCGCCGAGGGCGGGAGCTAAGTAA
- the rplB gene encoding 50S ribosomal protein L2 produces MGVRQFKPVTKSSRFRSVSDFADITRTTPEKSLVSPLKKSGGRDNHGHIAMRRIGGGHKRQYRIIDFKRNKHNMPAVVQHIEYDPNRSARIALVQYEDGEKRYIIHPKGLSVGDKIVSGPGSDTRTGNAIPLREVPLGTDVHNVELKPGKGGQVARSAGTSVEVVAKEGEYVTLRMRSTEMRLVHGTCLATIGVVGNAEHELLSAGKAGKSRWLGKRPKVRGEVMNPVDHPHGGRTRGGRNVVSPWGKKEGVKTRHHKKASQRMIVRGRKRGKATK; encoded by the coding sequence ATGGGCGTTCGTCAGTTCAAGCCGGTCACAAAGAGCTCGCGCTTCCGAAGCGTCTCCGATTTCGCCGATATCACACGCACGACACCGGAGAAATCGCTCGTCTCGCCGCTCAAGAAGTCCGGCGGCCGCGACAATCACGGTCACATCGCGATGCGCCGCATCGGCGGAGGCCACAAGCGCCAGTACCGGATCATCGACTTCAAGCGCAACAAGCACAACATGCCGGCCGTTGTGCAGCACATCGAGTACGACCCGAACCGCTCGGCGCGCATTGCGCTGGTGCAGTACGAGGACGGCGAGAAGCGGTACATCATCCATCCGAAGGGACTGTCCGTCGGCGACAAGATTGTCTCCGGTCCGGGCTCGGACACGAGAACCGGAAACGCAATTCCGCTGCGCGAGGTTCCGCTTGGAACCGATGTGCACAATGTCGAGCTCAAGCCGGGAAAGGGCGGGCAGGTCGCTCGCTCTGCGGGAACCTCTGTCGAGGTTGTCGCCAAGGAAGGCGAGTACGTCACGCTGCGCATGCGCTCGACCGAGATGCGTCTCGTGCACGGGACATGTCTGGCGACGATTGGCGTCGTGGGCAACGCCGAGCACGAGCTGTTGTCCGCCGGCAAGGCGGGGAAGTCGCGCTGGCTGGGGAAGCGTCCGAAGGTTCGCGGTGAAGTGATGAACCCGGTGGATCACCCGCACGGCGGGCGCACACGCGGCGGGCGCAACGTCGTCAGCCCATGGGGAAAGAAGGAAGGCGTCAAGACGCGCCATCACAAGAAGGCTTCGCAGCGTATGATCGTTCGCGGTCGGAAGCGCGGCAAGGCGACGAAGTAG
- the rplC gene encoding 50S ribosomal protein L3 — protein MIGIIGKKVGMTQIFNEQGQQIPCTVVEAPPNPVVQVLAPETAGVASVQLGYGEQRIRRASKKGEKTILRGRRAHKAVIGHAAKAGLATAPAILRSFRLDDAPKNSEVPTFNLGDTVTVGIFAPGDHVKVTGTSKGRGFQGVVKRHGFRGGPNTHGNTKHRRPGSIGPGTDPSRVIKGKKMPGQYGNKRHTQTHLRIERIDAERNLIYIRGAIAGPTNGIVLVKKQV, from the coding sequence ATGATCGGCATAATCGGTAAAAAGGTCGGGATGACGCAGATCTTCAACGAGCAGGGACAGCAGATCCCCTGCACGGTTGTCGAAGCACCGCCGAATCCCGTCGTTCAGGTGCTCGCGCCGGAGACCGCCGGCGTCGCGTCGGTGCAGCTCGGCTACGGCGAGCAGCGCATTCGTCGCGCGTCGAAGAAAGGTGAGAAGACAATTCTGCGCGGTCGCAGAGCTCACAAAGCGGTGATTGGTCACGCGGCCAAAGCCGGACTCGCGACGGCGCCCGCGATTCTTCGCAGCTTCCGCCTCGATGACGCACCAAAGAATTCGGAAGTCCCAACGTTCAACCTCGGCGACACCGTAACAGTCGGAATCTTTGCGCCGGGCGATCATGTGAAGGTCACCGGGACGTCGAAGGGCCGCGGATTCCAGGGCGTAGTGAAGCGTCACGGCTTCCGCGGCGGACCGAACACGCACGGCAACACGAAGCACCGGCGGCCGGGTTCGATCGGCCCGGGCACCGATCCGTCGCGAGTCATCAAGGGCAAGAAGATGCCGGGACAGTATGGCAACAAGCGGCACACGCAAACGCACCTGCGCATCGAGCGCATCGATGCGGAGCGCAACCTGATTTATATCCGCGGCGCGATTGCTGGTCCGACGAACGGCATCGTGCTCGTGAAGAAGCAGGTCTAA
- a CDS encoding 50S ribosomal protein L23 has protein sequence MASIHRTIVRPIVTEQSSAAYQERGEYTFRVAGDATKTTIRGAIEKLFGVKVTNVWTSNQRGKPRRVGQSIGRRPHWKKAIVKLRQGDTIDIFEG, from the coding sequence ATGGCTTCAATTCATAGAACGATCGTCCGGCCAATCGTCACCGAGCAGTCGTCGGCGGCTTACCAGGAGCGCGGGGAATACACCTTCCGCGTTGCAGGCGACGCTACGAAGACGACCATTCGCGGCGCGATCGAGAAACTGTTCGGAGTGAAGGTCACGAACGTCTGGACGTCGAACCAGCGCGGGAAGCCGCGTCGCGTCGGGCAGTCGATCGGACGCAGGCCGCACTGGAAAAAGGCGATCGTGAAGCTTCGCCAGGGCGACACCATCGACATCTTCGAGGGTTAG